From Phycodurus eques isolate BA_2022a chromosome 20, UOR_Pequ_1.1, whole genome shotgun sequence, a single genomic window includes:
- the slc52a2 gene encoding solute carrier family 52, riboflavin transporter, member 2 isoform X1 yields the protein MESMGNFFLCGKAAVIEANLRDEYYWKLVADFVGPQTGEGLDLDREHCKNRLLIQSGLMREDNNFPWISVISWLRRIFPAYHSADFRRLIERGVATTLSLAGDARRAFLESYVNFNFVGPICDSIGVEREHLLKMKDFSERAQAIEVTNGLILELSNFVTRERVSPINLVTWLRNFNPEYCKDGKIQKAYRVLKGKIKKLKMCYHNSETRSRRRNIVMENLLQSPFDLVRSRDYSKTPAKKRTQSSPHEKMIIKEEYDVYEISAGKESKEASSVRVVGKQVSVCGGGENAKDASDVAAAKKDVDVLPSLLDVAMLSVQKLSSIHGGQTQKSKRISFDLFKNQYTLTCKEHPTMELFEETLHSLDGRVSLAPPAVFLQHNANFLVAVHDTVERQVMAFENEITQSRGEKLGRDGNPLFENVVNFTESATSRFVQMAPDMLTPNQGALLNYKKHWVAFCKEKKNPSRLVRKPPTHFPSYFEAAAGLIHHHNEIALFFSDMLALNNDDGPNVLLESLVADASDSVIQSIVCVLAIIYCKVVGPYWQLLKSAGEYSLFSQYLLCLYQKFLEWSKDPATLMAPEEVTNVFLQFPLHDKTYSGVYKYCSDLHTNRDLIRVCLKRMIKAITGVTEEHLNDFLPGGRFAKVPSPDLNIKLLSCKFAILMADYPYSQPSGQNVKRQPAYSDSSDDLSSSDDLSLSDSQETSGGRAAHSPAGPHWVKGRGQQKMGRRQAVKKVYSECMDLDYITGTVERNGGPCRTQQDVDKLLLRLADNDRLTKREAIRCEIVYQKTVLRNTDPILNSTFRTTTDMMIKLKLALPRLKPGYSIVLAPKKSGIRRPVRPSVEDSASGHPNPEGNQQA from the exons ATGGAGTCCATGGGGAATTTCTTTTTATGTGGAAAAGCAGCTGTAATTGAAGCCAATTTGA GAGATGAGTATTATTGGAAGCTGGTGGCAGACTTTGTTGGCCCTCAAACGGGTGAAGGCTTGGATCTGGACAGAGAACATTGCAAAAACAGACTGCTGATTCAAAGTGGACTCATGCGGGAGGACAATAACTTCCCATGGATCTCTGTCATCAGTTGGCTGAGGAGGATTTTCCCAGCTTACCATTCGGCCGATTTTCGACGCTTGATCGAAAGAGGCGTCGCCACCACCTTGAGCTTGGCGGGTGACGCCAGGCGGGCGTTCTTGGAATCGTATGTCAACTTTAACTTTGTGGGCCCGATATGCGACAGCATCGGCGTCGAACGAGAACACCTTTTGAAGATGAAAGATTTCTCTGAGCGGGCGCAGGCCATCGAGGTCACCAACGGTTTGATCCTGGAGCTGAGCAACTTTGTGACCAGGGAGCGAGTTTCCCCCATCAACTTGGTCACCTGGCTGAGGAACTTCAACCCGGAATACTGCAAAGATGGCAAAATTCAAAAAGCTTATAGAGTCCTGAAAGGTAAGATCAAAAAGTTAAAGATGTGCTACCACAATTCGGAAACGCGAAGTCGCAGGCGGAACATTGTGATGGAGAATTTGCTTCAAAGTCCCTTTGATCTGGTGAGGTCCAGAGACTACTCCAAAACTCCCGCGAAGAAGCGCACACAGTCGTCGCCTCACGAAAAGATGATAATCAAAGAGGAATACGACGTTTACGAAATCTCTGCCGGCAAGGAGTCCAAGGAGGCTTCTTCGGTTCGAGTCGTCGGGAAACAAGTGTCGGTCTGCGGTGGAGGCGAGAACGCTAAGGACGCGTCCGACGTAGCCGCGGCAAAAAAAGATGTCGACGTTTTGCCGTCTCTGCTGGACGTGGCCATGCTGTCTGTCCAGAAGCTGTCGAGTATACACGGCGGGCAAACGCAAAAGTCCAAAAGGATTTCCTTTGACCTCTTCAAAAATCAGTACACGCTAACATGCAAGGAGCACCCCACCATGGAGCTGTTCGAGGAAACGCTTCACTCGCTCGACGGGCGGGTCTCGCTGGCCCCCCCGGCGGTCTTCCTACAGCACAACGCCAATTTCCTGGTGGCCGTACACGACACGGTGGAGCGACAGGTCATGGCGTTCGAGAACGAGATCACCCAGTCGCGGGGCGAGAAGCTGGGCCGAGACGGGAACCCTCTCTTCGAGAACGTGGTCAACTTCACAGAGAGCGCCACATCCCGCTTCGTCCAGATGGCCCCGGACATGCTGACCCCCAACCAAGGGGCTCTGCTGAACTACAAGAAGCACTGGGTAGCCTTCTGCAAGGAGAAGAAGAACCCTTCCCGGCTGGTCAGGAAGCCTCCCACGCATTTCCCCAGCTACTTCGAGGCCGCCGCCGGCCTCATTCACCACCACAACGAGATCGCGCTCTTCTTCTCCGACATGCTGGCGCTCAACAACGACGACGGCCCCAACGTCCTCCTCGAGAGCCTGGTCGCCGACGCCAGCGATTCAGTCATCCAGAGCATCGTGTGCGTTCTGGCCATCATCTACTGCAAAGTGGTGGGTCCCTACTGGCAGCTCCTGAAGAGCGCAGGCGAGTACTCCCTCTTTAGCCAGTACCTGCTCTGCCTCTACCAGAAGTTCCTGGAATGGTCCAAAGACCCCGCCACTCTGATGGCGCCAGAGGAGGTCACCAATGTCTTCTTGCAGTTCCCGCTGCACGATAAGACCTACAGCGGCGTTTACAAATACTGTAGCGATTTGCACACCAACAGGGACCTCATCAGGGTCTGCTTGAAGAGGATGATCAAGGCGATCACCGGCGTCACCGAGGAGCACCTGAACGACTTCCTGCCAGGAGGACGTTTTGCCAAAGTGCCGTCGCCCGATTTGAACATCAAGCTGCTGAGCTGCAAGTTCGCCATCCTGATGGCCGACTATCCCTACAGCCAGCCGTCAggtcaaaatgtcaaaagacAGCCCGCGTACTCGGACAGCTCCGACGACTTGAGTTCCTCGGACGACTTGAGTTTGTCGGACTCCCAAGAAACGTCCGGCGGGCGAGCTGCCCACTCTCCCGCTGGGCCACATTGGGTAAAAGGTCGGGGACAGCAGAAGATGGGTCGACGTCAGGCCGTTAAGAAAGTCTATTCGGAATGCATGGACCTGGATTACATCACCGGTACGGTGGAGAGGAACGGGGGGCCCTGCCGAACCCAGCAGGACGTGGACAAGCTGCTGCTGCGCTTGGCTGACAACGACAGGCTGACGAAGCGCGAGGCCATCCGCTGCGAGATAGTCTATCAGAAAACGGTGCTGCGCAACACCGACCCCATCCTCAACTCCACCTTCCGCACCACCACCGACATGATGATAAAGCTGAAGCTCGCGCTGCCCCGCCTCAAGCCGGGCTACTCCATCGTTTTGGCCCCAAAGAAGAGCGGGATTAGGAGGCCGGTACGTCCGAGCGTGGAGGACTCCGCGAGCGGCCATCCCAACCCGGAAGGAAACCAACAAGCGTAA
- the fbxl6 gene encoding F-box/LRR-repeat protein 6 isoform X1, producing MMASTEGAVEDAGARASGQGDEAPKAQEASLKRKSAEPKKQTAKKKKKARANRTARPGYTVHEGEDMLLVISSSASQYDGSVWAPKKKRGKKNNAATSKGKGKKNTATKKKKSKTILRTAAVEEKGEEMFVAAKPSDHRWGQNLPEEVLVNIFKMVLTQDGAVPFLCRAARVCRLWNAAAATPVLWRRVAVGHCWVAPGKSQLPKTQSQIKDTLDWLAQNRFSQLRDFSLHHWSKNVDHAVDVVSQFCPHLSALTLSYCTGLTAAAFRSLGRHGRSLRRLNLQYAEFQVEGLLAYLESHGAQIRQIWFTHGWKNDRVLASISRGCCPDLELLEVNTRLDSKDGELAVCVQALQAACPKLKTFRMLNIHPLHKSMRHAAQLSPGFPLLEELCIATASYSYVTDKYLRDILFGSPRLRVLDLRGCSQITSAGLAALPCLELECLFWGQYFSSHVVSSSLKKGLHAVTQKWKHTLRQLDVANQLFSEEDLELAMCHLASANNANTLHSLNLSGTRITLVALRSLIGQMTALDYLNLSSCRSLPRGLKRVYRGQEAIRQLLGKLE from the exons ATGATGGCGTCCACCGAAGGGGCTGTTGAAGATGCCGGGGCACGCGCATCCGGCCAGGGAGATGAGGCACCAAAGGCACAAGAAGCCTCGCTGAAGAGGAAAAGCGCTGAGCCCAAAAAGCAAACGgcgaaaaagaagaaaaaggcccGTGCGAACAGGACGGCCCGGCCCGGCTACACGGTCCACGAGGGCGAGGACATGCTCCTCGTCATATCCAGCAGCGCCTCGCAGTACGACGGCTCCGTCTGGGCCCCCAAGAAGAAGCGAGGCAAGAAAAACAACGCTGCCACTTCGAaaggaaaaggcaaaaaaaacactgcaacaaagaagaaaaagagcaaaACGATTCTTCGCACAGCGGCTGTCGAGGAAAAAGGGGAGGAGATGTTTGTGGCAGCGAAGCCGAGCGACCACAGATGGGGGCAAAATCTTCCCGAGGAGGTTCTGGTCAATATTTTTAAGATGGTGCTCACGCAAGATGGTGCCGTCCCATTTCTGTGCAG GGCGGCAAGAGTGTGCCGCCTGTggaacgccgccgccgccaccccGGTCCTGTGGCGCAGAGTCGCCGTCGGTCACTGCTGGGTCGCGCCGGGCAAAAGTCAGCTGCCAAAAACGCAGAGCCAAATTAAAGACACACTAGACTGGCTGGCACAGAACAG attcTCTCAGTTGCGGGATTTCTCGCTCCATCATTGgagcaaaaatgttgaccaTGCAGTAGAC GTGGTGTCGCAGTTCTGCCCTCACTTGAGCGCCCTCACGCTCTCCTACTGCACCGGCCTGACGGCGGCGGCCTTCCGGAGCCTGGGCCGGCACGGCCGCTCGCTGCGGCGCTTAAACCTGCAGTACGCGGAG TTTCAGGTGGAAGGTCTTCTCGCTTATCTGGAAAGTCACGGCGCTCAGATCCGGCAGATCTGGTTCACTCACGGTTGGAAGAACGACCGAGTCCTCGCCAGCATCTCT AGGGGATGCTGTCCCGATTTGGAGTTGCTGGAGGTTAACACGAGGCTGGACAGTAAAGACGGCGAACTGGCCGTTTGCGTCCAAGCGCTGCAGGCGGCTTGCCCCAAACTTAAG ACTTTCCGGATGCTGAACATCCACCCGCTGCACAAGAGCATGCGTCATGCTGCTCAATTATCTCCGGGCTTCCCTCTGCTGGAGGAGCTGTGCATCGCCACCGCGTCGTACTCCTACGTGACCGACAAATACCTGCGGGACATACTCTTTGGCTCCCCCCGGCTGCGAGTGCTGGACCTGCGGGGCTGCTCGCAGATCACGTCGGCGGGTCTGGCGGCCTTGCCGTGTCTAG AGCTGGAGTGCCTCTTCTGGGGTCAGTATTTCAGCAGTCACGTGGTCTCGTCGTCCTTGAAGAAGGGCCTCCACGCCGTGACGCAGAAGTGGAAGCACACGCTGCGGCAGCTGGACGTGGCCAATCAGCTTTTCTCCGAGGAGGACCTGGAGTTAGCCATGTGCCACCTGGCCAGCGCCAACAACGCCAACACCCTGCACTCGCTCAACCTGAGTGGGACCAGAATCACGCTGGTTGCCCTGAG GTCTCTCATCGGG
- the fbxl6 gene encoding F-box/LRR-repeat protein 6 isoform X2 has protein sequence MMASTEGAVEDAGARASGQGDEAPKAQEASLKRKSAEPKKQTAKKKKKARANRTARPGYTVHEGEDMLLVISSSASQYDGSVWAPKKKRGKKNNAATSKGKGKKNTATKKKKSKTILRTAAVEEKGEEMFVAAKPSDHRWGQNLPEEVLVNIFKMVLTQDGAVPFLCRAARVCRLWNAAAATPVLWRRVAVGHCWVAPGKSQLPKTQSQIKDTLDWLAQNRFSQLRDFSLHHWSKNVDHAVDFQVEGLLAYLESHGAQIRQIWFTHGWKNDRVLASISRGCCPDLELLEVNTRLDSKDGELAVCVQALQAACPKLKTFRMLNIHPLHKSMRHAAQLSPGFPLLEELCIATASYSYVTDKYLRDILFGSPRLRVLDLRGCSQITSAGLAALPCLELECLFWGQYFSSHVVSSSLKKGLHAVTQKWKHTLRQLDVANQLFSEEDLELAMCHLASANNANTLHSLNLSGTRITLVALRSLIGQMTALDYLNLSSCRSLPRGLKRVYRGQEAIRQLLGKLE, from the exons ATGATGGCGTCCACCGAAGGGGCTGTTGAAGATGCCGGGGCACGCGCATCCGGCCAGGGAGATGAGGCACCAAAGGCACAAGAAGCCTCGCTGAAGAGGAAAAGCGCTGAGCCCAAAAAGCAAACGgcgaaaaagaagaaaaaggcccGTGCGAACAGGACGGCCCGGCCCGGCTACACGGTCCACGAGGGCGAGGACATGCTCCTCGTCATATCCAGCAGCGCCTCGCAGTACGACGGCTCCGTCTGGGCCCCCAAGAAGAAGCGAGGCAAGAAAAACAACGCTGCCACTTCGAaaggaaaaggcaaaaaaaacactgcaacaaagaagaaaaagagcaaaACGATTCTTCGCACAGCGGCTGTCGAGGAAAAAGGGGAGGAGATGTTTGTGGCAGCGAAGCCGAGCGACCACAGATGGGGGCAAAATCTTCCCGAGGAGGTTCTGGTCAATATTTTTAAGATGGTGCTCACGCAAGATGGTGCCGTCCCATTTCTGTGCAG GGCGGCAAGAGTGTGCCGCCTGTggaacgccgccgccgccaccccGGTCCTGTGGCGCAGAGTCGCCGTCGGTCACTGCTGGGTCGCGCCGGGCAAAAGTCAGCTGCCAAAAACGCAGAGCCAAATTAAAGACACACTAGACTGGCTGGCACAGAACAG attcTCTCAGTTGCGGGATTTCTCGCTCCATCATTGgagcaaaaatgttgaccaTGCAGTAGAC TTTCAGGTGGAAGGTCTTCTCGCTTATCTGGAAAGTCACGGCGCTCAGATCCGGCAGATCTGGTTCACTCACGGTTGGAAGAACGACCGAGTCCTCGCCAGCATCTCT AGGGGATGCTGTCCCGATTTGGAGTTGCTGGAGGTTAACACGAGGCTGGACAGTAAAGACGGCGAACTGGCCGTTTGCGTCCAAGCGCTGCAGGCGGCTTGCCCCAAACTTAAG ACTTTCCGGATGCTGAACATCCACCCGCTGCACAAGAGCATGCGTCATGCTGCTCAATTATCTCCGGGCTTCCCTCTGCTGGAGGAGCTGTGCATCGCCACCGCGTCGTACTCCTACGTGACCGACAAATACCTGCGGGACATACTCTTTGGCTCCCCCCGGCTGCGAGTGCTGGACCTGCGGGGCTGCTCGCAGATCACGTCGGCGGGTCTGGCGGCCTTGCCGTGTCTAG AGCTGGAGTGCCTCTTCTGGGGTCAGTATTTCAGCAGTCACGTGGTCTCGTCGTCCTTGAAGAAGGGCCTCCACGCCGTGACGCAGAAGTGGAAGCACACGCTGCGGCAGCTGGACGTGGCCAATCAGCTTTTCTCCGAGGAGGACCTGGAGTTAGCCATGTGCCACCTGGCCAGCGCCAACAACGCCAACACCCTGCACTCGCTCAACCTGAGTGGGACCAGAATCACGCTGGTTGCCCTGAG GTCTCTCATCGGG